From a region of the Impatiens glandulifera chromosome 4, dImpGla2.1, whole genome shotgun sequence genome:
- the LOC124935137 gene encoding B3 domain-containing protein Os07g0563300-like, which produces MSSPSTTVTRVCFNSICNNVLSPPRRGWRRRTGEFADLCDRCASAYEEGKFCETFHLSASGWRCCESCAKQIHCGCIVSFHLFVLLDGGGIECITCTRKSFILTPNPAWPPPSLFLPAQPERNKDHSAKNWSHLAGSGPVPWRQAPNLFSSIVQPELQQRVPVEASNKHHTNLVLDNKKLSDFSGRFLNGALKLRSAESLEKGKAGMDELEQSNHCINQKGNFSKNDESMLKYGLAMPSVSPYEVNDLTKLSKTHLPLSTPPELEFGGNCVFDPSNEAQLRNGMGRGDNRPKGQLLSRYSPRLTAPELQHISADPNYVITPLFEKMLSASDAGRIGRLVLPKKCAEAYFPPISHPEGLPLKVQDLQGKEWVFQFRFWPNNSSRMYVLEGVTPCIQAMQLQAGDIVTFSRLGREGKLIMGFRKASNAPNKGNETDNAINGDAKKCKAGEIVSMVNADLVNPASPGSKNDKSEQAGDKSSSRIRRKKNALGPKIKRKKTGDGDLIELKLTWEDAQALIRPPTNHIPSMVIIQGIEFEEYEVEPVIGRPTFFVKNGISENVQWAQCDECFKWRKIPIDALLPSRWTCSENLWYPQRSLCSAPQELETKHLEELLSRNINAASKKMKGAKQDPNGIQVVDGLDRLPNLAILEEGEMMVPATTTQETTKHPRHKVGCTCIVCSQPPSGGPRHKQNCECTVCQTVKRRFQTFMLRREKNKSDTEVETDTRTDQQQSIDEDINDKSGDKVATEEEEIGKMICHISPLKGQIDLNSQPDKDEELSPGSEFGNSRKTIEDGFGFDPNMKVNDNNNSRNRNMNREKMGSVEEAVGNETTNRRMSFGTFPENASSATSTPQ; this is translated from the exons ATGTCGTCTCCTTCGACGACGGTTACGAGGGTTTGTTTCAATTCCATCTGTAATAATGTTTTATCGCCGCCGAGGAGAGGGTGGCGCCGCCGGACGGGGGAGTTCGCTGACCTGTGTGATCGATGCGC ATCTGCATATGAAGAAGGAAAATTCTGCGAGACTTTCCATTTGAGTGCTTCAGGTTGGAGGTGTTGTGAGTCTTGCGCAAAG CAAATTCACTGTGGGTGCATAGTCTCCTTCCATTTGTTTGTATTGTTGGATGGCGGGGGAATAGAATGTATAACTTGTACAAGGAAGAGTTTCATTCTG ACACCAAATCCTGCATGGCCACCACCTTCTCTTTTCCTCCCCGCGCAGCCTGAAAGAAACAAAGACCACTCTGCGAAAAACTGGAGTCACCTTGCTGGATCAGGTCCAGTGCCATGGCGACAAGCACCCAATTTATTCAGTTCAATCGTTCAGCCTGAATTGCAACAACGAGTTCCTGTTGAAGCTAGCAATAAGCATCACACAAATCTTGTTTTAGATAACAAAAAGCTGTCTGATTTTTCTGGTAGGTTTCTGAATGGAGCTTTGAAACTTCGTTCAGCAGAATCACTTGAGAAAGGGAAAGCTG gGATGGACGAATTGGAGCAATCTAATCACTGTATAAACCAGAAGGGAAATTTCTCGAAGAATGATGAATCTATGCTGAAATATGGTTTGGCTATGCCATCTGTTTCACCATATGAAGTAAATGACCTAACAAAGCTTTCTAAAACTCATCTGCCTCTCTCAACTCCTCCAGAACTAGAATTTGGTGGGAATTGTGTTTTTGATCCATCCAATGAAGCTCAGTTACGAAATGGAATGGGACGAGGTGATAATcggccaaaaggacagttactTTCTAGGTATTCACCCAGGCTAACAGCGCCTGAGTTGCAACATATATCTGCAGA TCCAAATTATGTGATCACTCCTTTATTTGAGAAGATGTTAAGTGCAAGTGATGCTGGGAGAATTGGTCGATTGGTACTTCCTAAAAAGTGTGCCGAG GCCTACTTTCCACCAATTTCTCATCCGGAAGGTTTACCACTCAAAGTCCAAGACTTGCAAGGAAAAGAATGGGTATTTCAGTTTCGATTTTGGCCTAATAACAGCAGCAGAATGTATGTTTTAGAGGGTGTCACTCCTTGTATACAGGCAATGCAATTGCAAGCTGGTGATATAG TGACATTCAGTCGACTTGGAAGAGAAGGGAAGTTGATCATGGGTTTCAGGAAAGCTTCTAATGCTCCAAACAAG GGAAACGAGACTGACAATGCTATTAACGGAGATGCTAAAAAATGTAAGGCTGGTGAAATTGTATCAATGGTCAATGCTGATTTAGTCAATCCAGCTAGTCCAGGTTCAAAGAATGATAAATCTGAACAAGCTGGGGATAAATCTTCTTCGCGCATCAGGAGGAAGAAAAATGCTCTTGGTCCGAAGATCAAACGGAAAAAGACTGGAGATGGAGACCTAATAGAGCTGAAGCTGACTTGGGAAGACGCTCAAGCTTTAATACGCCCACCTACTAATCATATCCCATCTATGGTTATTATTCAAGGCATTGAATTTGAAGAATATGAG GTTGAACCAGTTATTGGGAGGCCAAcattttttgttaaaaatggCATCAG TGAAAATGTCCAATGGGCTCAATGTGACGAGTGTTTCAAGTGGCGTAAAATTCCCATTGACGCTCTATTACCTTCTAGATGGACTTGTTCAGAGAACTTATGGTATCCACAGAG ATCTTTGTGTTCAGCACCACAAGAATTGGAAACAAAACATCTTGAAGAGTTGTTATCAAGAAATATCAATG CTGCTTCCAAGAAAATGAAGGGTGCCAAACAGGACCCAAATGGAATCCAAGTTGTGGATGGGCTTGACAGACTTCCTAACCTAGCCATCCTAGAAGAAGGTGAGATGATGGTTCCAGCAACAACCACCCAAGAGACCACAAAGCATCCGCGTCATAAAGTTGGGTGTACTTGTATTGTCTGCTCTCAACCGCCCAGTGGAGGGCCAAGACACAAGCAGAACTGCGAATGCACTGTTTGCCAAACAGTAAAGCGTCGCTTCCAAACATTTATGCTGAGGCGCGAGAAAAACAAATCAGATACAGAGGTGGAAACCGATACAAGGACAGACCAGCAGCAGAGTATAGATGaagatataaatgataaatcaGGTGATAAAGTAGCAACGGAAGAGGAAGAGATAGGCAAAATGATCTGTCACATTTCACCACTAAAAGGGCAGATTGACCTGAATAGCCAGCCAGATAAGGACGAAGAGCTATCTCCTGGTTCGGAATTTGGAAACTCGAGAAAGACAATTGAAGATGGTTTTGGCTTCGACCCTAACATGAAagttaatgataataataatagtagaaACAGGAATATGAATAGGGAAAAAATGGGTAGTGTAGAAGAAGCTGTAGGGAACGAAACAACTAACAGGAGGATGAGTTTTGGTACTTTTCCTGAGAATGCATCATCGGCCACCTCTACACCACAATGA